A segment of the Pedobacter faecalis genome:
ACCAAATACATTAATCCATTCGTCGACTTTGCTTTCAAACGTATCTTCGGAACTGAGCCCAACAAAGACCTGCTGATTGAGTTCCTTAACGCAATCTTCAACGGCCGTAAGACCATCGTAGATCTGATGTACAGTAAAACGGAATACCTTGGCGACAACACCGAGGAAGCTAAGACACTCTTCGACCTGCTTTGCACCGGCGAGAATGGCGAAAAATTCCTGATCGAAGTGCAGCACAGCAGTCCGGTTAACTTTAAAAAACGAAGTATATATTATACCTCGAGGCTGATCAGCGAACAGGCACCTAAAGGCGAAATGCGTCAATGGAAATATAACATCAGCGAAGTCTATTTCATCGCTATCATAGATGCGGCAGAACCGAAAAGCACTCCCGACAAGATTTTGAACGACTCCCGCTATCTGCATGATATTTGCTTGTGTTACAGGGAAACCGGCGAAATATTTTACGAACACCTTGGGTATACTTATATTGATTTCAGTAATTTTGTAAAGACCGAAGCCGAATGTAACGGAGAGCTCGACAAATGGTTATTCAATCTCAAACACCTGGAGGAAATGGATCATCTCCCGCCCCACCTGAGGAAAACCATCTTTGAAAAGCTCTATAAGGTGGCCGAATACGCTAAGCTAACTAAGGAGGAACAGAAAATGTACGATCAGGACTTAAAACGCAAATGGGACAATGCCGCTGTACTAGCTCAGGCTGAAGAAACCGGCGAAGCGCGAGGCGAAGCAAGAGGTATCGCAAAGGGAAAGTTAGAGGGAAAGCGTGAGGAGAAACTTGAACTGGCCAGAGTATTCAAGAAAAAAGGTATTGCGCTGGATTTGATCGCTGAAGGGACCGGCCTTTCAATTCAGGAGATCGAAAAGTTATAGTAGGTAAACTTTTCACGGGCATTCAAAAAAGTCTACGGAAAACCTCCATTGCAATTGGTACAGGATTTAAGGAAATGACACTACTTAACAATGCTTAATATTATTAGCATTTTTGTATAAAACGCCTAAAATATTAAGCATGATAAGTAAGAAACCGATCTTATTCCCAAAGCACAAAAAGATACTTGAAGTATTGGGCGAGAACATCAAGCTTGCTAGAAAAAGGCAGCCCAAATGTATCCATGGGAGCGTATTTCAATGTGCTCAGAGCAATGAACCTCCAAGGCGATTTCTACAAGCTTGCAGCCGATGATCAATTCGGAAAGAAGCTCCAGGACATCAAACTACTTACCGGACAGTAACTATACAGTGATATAGTTTGGCCAATAGCCTGGTTTTAATATCTTGCCATATGAAACTTTCAGCGCTCTTATTTATCGTATTGTTCTTTGGTACAGCATTCGGTGTGAATGCGCAGTATCTGGATCAGATCTCTAAGCAGTTGCATCAGCCATCCGATCTCAAGAAGGATATTTATCTTGTACAAACTACTTTGGAAAGGGAACATCCTAACCTATATCTGTACATCAGTAAAAAAGCGCTCAACCACAAATTCGACAGTTTAAGAAGAACCATAGACACACCGATCACTTCCATCACGCTGTATATAAAATTACAGCAGGTGATCAGCAGTATAGGCGACGGCCACCTCAGGCTGGAAATAGATTATTCAAAACTAACGCCGCAAGACATTGCCTATCTGAAACAACCAACGTTGCAACACCCGATTTACCAGTTCCGCTATTGGGTAACAGGAAAAAGGCTATTTATCACGAAGAATTTATCTCCTGATTCCAGCATCACCAGTGGCACGGAAATCATGAGCATCAACAATATGCCTGCGGCAAAGCTGATTGACAGCTTGAATGGCTATATCACCGCGGATGGTTACAATACAACCTACAAAAGGATCTCCATGAATAATGGTGTATTTGCGGAGCGTTACCGGTTTCTGTTTCCACAAAAAGCTCCGCTGAACATGTTGATCAAATCATCAGGAAAGTCCAGAACAATCAAATTAGAACCACGTCTGGAGAAGGGCTATGACAGTGTTGGCGGCACACCACCGCCTAATGCAGAGTATAGATTACTGACTGCGGATAGCAATATCGCCTATTTCAAAGTACGCACTTTCATGAACGGGGACAATTATCCGGGCTATGAGGGCATCTTTCATGACATCGAAAGACGAAAGTTAAAGACACTGATTCTCGATTTAAGAGGAAACTTAGGCGGAGAATTGATTTGGGCAGCAAGAATTTTCAGCCATCTCTTAGATTCCCCCAGGTACTTCTGCAGGCTGCCGGAAGAGATCAAACAGCAGAAAATGCTGTACGGAAATGAGAGAATCCGGAGCTGGCTGATCAAATTATCAAAGTTAGACTACCAGAAAGTCCAGCCTTACACCTTCACATTCAAAGGCAAAATATATGTGTTGATTGACGGAGGCTCTTTCTCTGCCAGCAGTATACTTGCAGCGAACCTAAAAAGCCTGAAAAACGTGACGCTCGTTGGCGAAGAGACCGGCGGCAGTAAAAACATCATTACAGCCGGCGTAAATAACACCCTCACACTACCAACAACGCAATTATTGCTTCGGTACGGAAACGTCCCCTCTTTTTTCGGCGACCTCAGCAGTATCGATGGAAGAGGCGTTATGCCCGATGTTACCATCACCTACCAGATCGAAGACCACCTGGCAGGCAAAGACCTCGAACTAGACTGGGTGCTCGAAGATATCAAAAGAACTGCTGCACTTAACCGGTTATGATTTGTGTGTTTTATTTATAGAGTTTTATAAATTGTCTAAAATATCTTTTTCCGTGGGTTTACTAAAGTTGTAAACACCCAATATCTTGCGATCTCCGTCCAACATAAGCGAAAATGGAATATAATTGATATAATTATTTTTTACCGGCTCAGTCTGCCAAGCTTTTAAGTCAGAAACATTGATCCAGCTCCCTATCTGATCTTCTTTAATGGCGCTAAGCCAGTCTTCAGTGTTATTATCCAAAGATACGCTCACAATCTCCAGGCCTTTGTCTGCATATTTTTTGTAAAGTTCAACCAGTTTAGGGTGGCCGGCACGGCACGGTGCGCACCATTTCGCCCAGAAATCCAAAACAATAATCTTTTTGCCCTTTAAAGAGGAAAGTTTAAAATCCTTGCCGTCTGTTGTCTTAAGTGCAAAGTCATCAAAGGTCGCACCGATTGCCAGGCGCTCTGCCCGTTTGATATCACTTTGTATATTCTGAATAAGCCGGTCTTTTTGCAGTTCAGGACTCAGGAGAGCAATATATTTTTTGGTAGCGTCCAAACCAACAAAACTGCGGGAGCTAAAAACAACTGCGGGAAGGAATTTGGCATTGGGATAGTTTTTAAACAGGCTGTCAGCGTAGGCCTCTGCTATTTTCCGCTGGGCCTCAGGCCCTTTAATTGATGCGTCGATGAGAAAGTTTTTACCGGCCGTTTCGTTAAAGCGACCAAAAACACTGGCATCAGCCGGACCGTTCTTCACTACGATCTTCAATTGAGTGGACGTATGCCCTTGGTGTTTTTCTTCCCGGCAGCTAAGAAGATAATCGCCTGGCTCGAGCCATAACAAGCTTAAACTTGAGCTGTCGAGGTGTAACGCTTCTAGTTTCGGCTCCGTTACCTCACCGGCCAGTTCGAAAGATCCGTCCTCTTGTATCGGAGCACTTAATCTCCCCATTTGGATCGTCTTGCTACCCGATATACGGTTGACATTACCTCTTATTTTGAAGGTTTGCTGTGCTTGTAACACGTTCATTTGTAAAAAAACACAAACGATTAGTACGGATGTCTTTAAGATACTGGTCATTTTTAACGGTTTAGAGAACTTTTAATATGATTTATATGAATTTAAGTATCACATGGGTAGCCACAGATTAAAGGTAGCGAACAAAAGAAAATCTCCGCTTTAATTAACACTCTTTAACACAGTGCTCCCTACACACTGAAAGCCTTCGTAGTCTCGATAGACTAACACGTCATTGCACTAAACTTAACCGGTTATAATTTGTGTGTTTTCTTGAAAAGCAATTAAACTTGCATTTCAAGAAAACAATCATGGAGAGTCGCACCAAGTATAAAGACCGAAGCCGAATGTAAAGGAGAGCTCGACAAATGGTTATTCAATCTCAAACACCTGGAGGAAATGGATCATCTCCCGCCCCACTTGAGAAAAACCATCTTTGAAAAGCTCTATAAGGTGGCCGAATACGCTAAGCTAACTAAGGAGGAACAGAAAATGTACGATCAGGACTTAAAACGCAAATGGGACAATGCCGCTGTACTCGCTCAGGCTGAAGAAACCGGCGAAGCGCGGGGCGAAGCCAGAGGTATCGCAAAAGGCGAGAAGAAGGGAAGACTTGAAGTAGCTAAATCCCTGAAGAAGGAATCGGTCTCCATTGACATCATTGCTAAAGCGACAGGCTTTTCAGTCGAAGAGATCGAAAAGTTATAGTAGGTCTGCTGATGTTAAAACTCATCCCTCATTGATTCTTGCTTTTCTGTCTCAATTGGCTAATTTTGGAAGATTGAAAAAGCTGTTGAACATACTGCTGCTAACGTTTTATGTGTTTTTCTGTACAGAGCTGCGGGAACTCACCAAGCTTCCTGTGTTGTTTCAGCATTATTTCGAACATAAAAGCTTAGATAACAGCATATCGTTTCTGAGCTATCTCGAACATCATTATGGCTGTGTTCCGCATACGGATGATGATGAGGAAAGGGATAATCAGCTCCCGTTTAAAACCCCGGATATGTTTTCCGGAAAGGTGCTCACTTCTACACCACCGCCCAGCAACAGCCATTTGCTGAGGGTCGACCATATCGTCTTAGATCAGGCCAAAAGGCTCTCGAACGATCACATTCCGCATTCTTCCTACGCCGGAAAGATCTGGCAACCTCCAAAAGGGCTAATCCTTTCTTAATTTTTTGTTGACGCCATCATTGCGTGGTGTCTGATTAGAAACGATTATTCCCATTTTCATGTTAAATAGAATCATTGAGTTTTCTATCAAGAATAAACTCATTATCGGGCTGTTTACTGTGGCCCTTGTTATTTATGGCAGTTTTGAGCTAACCAAACTGCCTATTGATGCTGTGCCCGACATCACCAACAATCAGGTACAGATCATCACCACAGCACCTTCTTATGGTGCTACCGACATAGAACGCCTGGTCACTTTTCCGGTGGAACAGGCCAATAGTAATATTGCTGGGATCAAAGAGATCCGGAGCTACAGCCGGTTTGGCCTGTCGCTGGTCACACTGGTTTTTAACGACGATATTGACGTATACTGGGCCCGCCAGCAGGTGGCAGAGCGCCTCCTTATTGTACAGGAACAAATTCCTCAGGGTATCGGTAAACCGGAGATGGGTCCAATTTCCACGGGACTTGGGGAGATCTATCAATATGCGGTAAAAGCGAAAAAAGGCTATGAAAAGCGGTACGACATTACGGAGCTGCGCACCATCCAGGACTGGATTATCCGCAGGCAACTGCTTGGCGTCAGGGGGGTAGCGGAAGTGAGCAGTTTCGGGGGCAAGCTTAAACAGTACCAGGTAACCATTGATCCGAACAAACTGGTGGCGCATAAAGTAACCATCAGCGATATTTTTGATGCGCTTGAACGCAACAACCAGAACACGGGCGGGGCTTATATTGAAAAGCAGTCGACCGTCCTTTATATCCGCAGCGAGGGTCTTATCGGAAGCAAAGAGGATATTGAAAACGTCGTCGTCCGCAGCAACGAGGGCGCTACGCCCCTGCTTATCCGGGATGTGGCCAATGTTGAAACCGGCTTTGCTACGAGGTACGGGGCTTTAACATTTAATAACGAGGGCGAGGTGTCCGGCGCCATTGTGATGATGCTGAAGGGGGCAAACAGCAATGTGGTCATCGAAGACATCAAAGCAAGAATTAAGCAGATAGAGCAGACCTTACCGGAGGGGGTCGAGATCGTACCTTTCCTCGACCGCACGAGTATGGTTAATAATGCCATTAAAACAGTAGAAACGAACCTGCTGGAGGGCGCCCTGATTGTGGTGTTTGTGCTGGTCCTTTTCCTGGGCAATCTCCGCGCGGGCTTCATTGTGGCGTCGGTGATCCCGCTGTCTATGTTATTTGCGATCATCATGATGAATATTTTCGGGGTGAGCGGCAACCTGATGAGCCTGGGGGCGCTCGACTTTGGATTGATCGTGGATGGTGCGGTGATCATCGTAGAAGCGGTCATGCACCAGTTGAGCCGCAACAAGAGTCCCGGCGGCTTATATGTGCTGAAGCAGGAAGAAATGGATAAACAGGTGAAAAGTGCGTCTTCTAAAATGATGAACAGCGCGGTCTTCGGTCAGATCATCATCCTCATCGTTTATCTTCCCATCTTTACTTTACAAGGCATTGAGGGCAAAATGTTCAAGCCGATGGCGCAAACGGTTGCTTTTGCGCTACTCGGGGCTTTCATTCTTTCGCTCACCTATATCCCTATGATATCCAGTTTGTTCCTAAGCAAGAAGATCAAAGCAGAATCAAACTTGTCAGACCGGCTGATCGGCAAAGTTGAAACCGGCTATTCCAGACTGCTAAAAGGTGTGCTGGGCATTCCTAAGACGGTGATCGCAACGGTATTGGCGCTTTTTGTTGCGGCGCTTTTTGTGCTTTCCAACCTGGGCGGCGAGTTTATACCATCCATAGAGGAGGGCGATTATGCTGTGGAGACGCGCGTACTGCCGGGCAGTAATCTGAACACGACGATCGAAAATGTGCAGATGGTCGCGGGCATACTGAAAGAACGCTTCCCGGAAGTGAACAGCATCGTCACGAAAATCGGGAGCAGTGAAGTGCCCACCGAGCCTTTGCCTATGGATATGGGCGATATGATCATTAACCTTAAGCCTAAAGATGAGTGGACATCAGCGCGCAGTTTCGATGAGCTGTCTGAAAAGATGGGCGAGGCGGCAAGCGAGGTGCCGGGTGTTACGACCAGCTTCCAGTTCCCGGTTCAGATGCGCTTTAATGAACTTATGACGGGGGCGAGACAGGATGTGGTGATCAAACTGTTCGGTGAAGATTTTGATACGCTGGCGCATTACTCCAAAAAGCTGGGCAACCTGGTCAGAAAGGTGGAGGGTGCTACGGAACTTTATGTCGAGCAGATCTCGGGAACACCTCAGATTGTGATCGCGTATAACCGGGCGGCCATTGCGCAGTACGGGCTTAACATTTCTGAGATCAACAGAAACGTAAATACCGCTTTCGCCGGACAAAGTACGGGTCTGGTCTTTGAAGGGGAAAAGCGGTTCGATCTGGTCGTCCGGCTTCAGAATGACAAAAGACGGAGCCTGCAGGATGTGCAGGACTTGCTGATTCCAACACCTGCCGGACAGCAGATCCCGCTGAACCAGCTGGCCAGCGTCTCCCTGGTGAACAGTCCGAGTCAGATCCAGCGCGAAGATACCAGACGCAGGATTCTTGTGGGCTTTAATGTCGACGGCCGCGATGTGGAAAGCATTGTGAAAGAGCTGCAGGAAAAGATCAGCAGTGAAATAAAATTGCCCGCGGGCTACAGCATTACGTACGGTGGCTCCTTCGAAAACCTGAATGAAGCTAAATCCAGGCTAATGATTGCGGTTCCTGTTTCCCTGGTCCTCATTTTCCTGCTGCTGTATTTTGCTTTCGGTTCTATTAAACAGGGGCTGCTGATCTATAGCGCCATTCCTTTGTCTGCCATTGGCGGAATATTTCTGCTTGCGCTGCGGGGATTGCCTTTTAGCATCAGTGCTGGTGTAGGTTTTATCGCTTTATTCGGTATTGCCGTACTGAACGGCATCGTGCTGGTCGCGGAGTTTAACAATGTCAAAAAATCGGGAGAAACGGATATGAAAAAGGTTGTACTTACAGGAACTAAAACCCGGCTCAGACCGGTATTGATGACCGCATTCGTGGCTTCCCTGGGCTTCCTGCCCATGGCGATCAGCAACGGTGCGGGTGCCGCTGTGCAGCGTCCGCTGGCTACGGTGGTTATTGGGGGACTAATGATCGCTACGCTGCTGACACTATTTGTGCTTCCTATCCTTTATGTCGCCTTCGAAAAGGGGCTGAAGAAAAGAGTTAAGGCGCCAAAGATCGCAATGATCATCGTCATCCTGTTTGCAGGCCCGGCAGCCAATGCGCAGCAGCCCATTACGCTTCAGGAGGCGCTCGACAGTTTATACAAGAACAACATCAGTCTGAAAAGCAGTACGCTGAACGCCGGCTACCGCAGGCAGCTCACGGAAACCGCGACTACAATTTCCCCGATCAGCATCAGCGGGGAATATGGTAAGTTCAACGGCGACTTAACGGACAACAGGTTGAGCCTTAGCCAGAGCTTTAGTCTGCCAGGGGTTTACTCGCGACAAAAAGACAGGCTCATAGAAGAATGGAAGTCCGCATTGCTCGAGAAAGACTTGAACAAGGCCGGGCTTACCCGGATCACCACACAGGTGTTTTACGACCTGATCATCGTTGAGGCCCTGCAAAAGTTGTATCTCGGGGCCGACTCTTCGTATGGGCGACTTCGTGACCTGGCGGAACTCCGGTTTAAGGGCGGGGAAAGCAGTGTTCTGGAAAAGGCCAGTGCGGAGAATCAGTTGCTCGGGATAAGAACCAAACTTGCGCAGATTCAGATGGAGCACAACGAGCTCCGGCAACAACTTGCTTCCCTGCTCAATACCGATGCTTCGCTACGTCCGGTGGCACAGACACTTACCGCACGCCCCGAATTAACGGACACCCTGTCCTGGAGCGCTCATCCGGTGCTTCAATGGCAAAGACAGGAAGAACGTGTGGCCGAGGCAGCAACAAAAGCCGAACAGGCAAAGCGCTTGCCGGAGTTTACCATAGGCTATAACAGCACTACGCTGCGCGACGGCATCAGCCATCAGTCGGCCGACCGCTTCCAGTCGTTCCAGTTCGGATTAAGCATCCCACTGCTGGGTGGTTCGCAAAAGCAGAAAGTGCAGGCCGCAAGGATTCTTGAACAGTACCGGAAATCGGAAACCGAAAACGCGGGAAAACAGCTCAGCGCCGGACTGAAGTCGGCCTATGCCCGATACCAGCAACAGCTTGCGCTGATTAAAAACTTTGAGACCACGGGGCTAAAGACCGCGGGGGAAATCACCGCTGCATTAGACAAGCAACTGCAGCATGGTGAAATTAATTATATCGAGTGGACTATGCTGAATAATCAGACGGTAGCAATCCGGGAAAGCTACTTCAATACCTTACGCGAACTGAATAAAACCATTACTGAACTTAATTACCTATTAGCACAATAAAATGAAGCACTATACCTATATCGGCACCCTGTCTGTCATGATGCTCATGCTATCCTGCAGCAACAGCCATGATACTGCCACGCAGCAGGACGAAGCGGTCGCCAATGAAAGCGAAGTTAGCCTCACGCCCGCACAGGCAAAAAACATTGGCCTGGAAACCGGAAGGTCCGGCTTTGGAAAAATCAACCAGCGACTGAAATTTCAGGGTAAGATTGATGTGCCGCCACAGAACCTGGTGTCGGTCAGCATCCCTCTGGGCGGCTATGTAAAATCCATCCGCATGCTGCCGGGTATGCCTGTGCGCAAGGGGCAGATCATCGCTGTCATGGAAGATCCGCAATACATCAGCTTGCAGCAGGACTATCTGAACACGAAAAACAGGCTCAACTATGCGAGCAAAGAACTTGCCCGGCAAAGGGAGCTCAACTCCAGCAAGGCCAACAGTGACAAAACGTATCAACTGGCAGAAACGGAATACAATAATCTTCAGGTAGAGCAGGCCGCGCAAATCGAAAAGCTGAAACTGATCAATGTAAGCCTGCCGCAGCTCAATGCCCGCAAGATTTCCAACACGGTCAACATTTACTCCCCTATTACAGGTTACGTCAGCAAAGTAAGCGCAAATACGGGCAAGTATGTAACACCCTCAGATGTCATACTCGAGCTGGTCGACCCCGCTGATATCCATCTAAACCTCACCGTCTTCGAAAGAGATCTTAGCAAAATCAGCCGGGGCCAGCGTGTATGGGCATTTACCAATGCCCGCCCTGAGGAGCGGTTTGAGACGAAGGTCATATTGGTTGGGCATACCATCACAGAGGGCGGCATCGCTGAGATCCATTGTCATTTTGACCGCTATGACAAGCGCCTTCTGCCGGGAATGTATATGAATGCCGAACTTGAACTGGAAAATCAAAAGGCGCAGTTTGTGCCCGAAGGTGCGGTGGTTAATTTCG
Coding sequences within it:
- a CDS encoding Rpn family recombination-promoting nuclease/putative transposase, whose product is MEKHTKYINPFVDFAFKRIFGTEPNKDLLIEFLNAIFNGRKTIVDLMYSKTEYLGDNTEEAKTLFDLLCTGENGEKFLIEVQHSSPVNFKKRSIYYTSRLISEQAPKGEMRQWKYNISEVYFIAIIDAAEPKSTPDKILNDSRYLHDICLCYRETGEIFYEHLGYTYIDFSNFVKTEAECNGELDKWLFNLKHLEEMDHLPPHLRKTIFEKLYKVAEYAKLTKEEQKMYDQDLKRKWDNAAVLAQAEETGEARGEARGIAKGKLEGKREEKLELARVFKKKGIALDLIAEGTGLSIQEIEKL
- a CDS encoding CusA/CzcA family heavy metal efflux RND transporter; the encoded protein is MLNRIIEFSIKNKLIIGLFTVALVIYGSFELTKLPIDAVPDITNNQVQIITTAPSYGATDIERLVTFPVEQANSNIAGIKEIRSYSRFGLSLVTLVFNDDIDVYWARQQVAERLLIVQEQIPQGIGKPEMGPISTGLGEIYQYAVKAKKGYEKRYDITELRTIQDWIIRRQLLGVRGVAEVSSFGGKLKQYQVTIDPNKLVAHKVTISDIFDALERNNQNTGGAYIEKQSTVLYIRSEGLIGSKEDIENVVVRSNEGATPLLIRDVANVETGFATRYGALTFNNEGEVSGAIVMMLKGANSNVVIEDIKARIKQIEQTLPEGVEIVPFLDRTSMVNNAIKTVETNLLEGALIVVFVLVLFLGNLRAGFIVASVIPLSMLFAIIMMNIFGVSGNLMSLGALDFGLIVDGAVIIVEAVMHQLSRNKSPGGLYVLKQEEMDKQVKSASSKMMNSAVFGQIIILIVYLPIFTLQGIEGKMFKPMAQTVAFALLGAFILSLTYIPMISSLFLSKKIKAESNLSDRLIGKVETGYSRLLKGVLGIPKTVIATVLALFVAALFVLSNLGGEFIPSIEEGDYAVETRVLPGSNLNTTIENVQMVAGILKERFPEVNSIVTKIGSSEVPTEPLPMDMGDMIINLKPKDEWTSARSFDELSEKMGEAASEVPGVTTSFQFPVQMRFNELMTGARQDVVIKLFGEDFDTLAHYSKKLGNLVRKVEGATELYVEQISGTPQIVIAYNRAAIAQYGLNISEINRNVNTAFAGQSTGLVFEGEKRFDLVVRLQNDKRRSLQDVQDLLIPTPAGQQIPLNQLASVSLVNSPSQIQREDTRRRILVGFNVDGRDVESIVKELQEKISSEIKLPAGYSITYGGSFENLNEAKSRLMIAVPVSLVLIFLLLYFAFGSIKQGLLIYSAIPLSAIGGIFLLALRGLPFSISAGVGFIALFGIAVLNGIVLVAEFNNVKKSGETDMKKVVLTGTKTRLRPVLMTAFVASLGFLPMAISNGAGAAVQRPLATVVIGGLMIATLLTLFVLPILYVAFEKGLKKRVKAPKIAMIIVILFAGPAANAQQPITLQEALDSLYKNNISLKSSTLNAGYRRQLTETATTISPISISGEYGKFNGDLTDNRLSLSQSFSLPGVYSRQKDRLIEEWKSALLEKDLNKAGLTRITTQVFYDLIIVEALQKLYLGADSSYGRLRDLAELRFKGGESSVLEKASAENQLLGIRTKLAQIQMEHNELRQQLASLLNTDASLRPVAQTLTARPELTDTLSWSAHPVLQWQRQEERVAEAATKAEQAKRLPEFTIGYNSTTLRDGISHQSADRFQSFQFGLSIPLLGGSQKQKVQAARILEQYRKSETENAGKQLSAGLKSAYARYQQQLALIKNFETTGLKTAGEITAALDKQLQHGEINYIEWTMLNNQTVAIRESYFNTLRELNKTITELNYLLAQ
- a CDS encoding PD-(D/E)XK nuclease family transposase, which produces MKTEAECKGELDKWLFNLKHLEEMDHLPPHLRKTIFEKLYKVAEYAKLTKEEQKMYDQDLKRKWDNAAVLAQAEETGEARGEARGIAKGEKKGRLEVAKSLKKESVSIDIIAKATGFSVEEIEKL
- a CDS encoding S41 family peptidase — encoded protein: MKLSALLFIVLFFGTAFGVNAQYLDQISKQLHQPSDLKKDIYLVQTTLEREHPNLYLYISKKALNHKFDSLRRTIDTPITSITLYIKLQQVISSIGDGHLRLEIDYSKLTPQDIAYLKQPTLQHPIYQFRYWVTGKRLFITKNLSPDSSITSGTEIMSINNMPAAKLIDSLNGYITADGYNTTYKRISMNNGVFAERYRFLFPQKAPLNMLIKSSGKSRTIKLEPRLEKGYDSVGGTPPPNAEYRLLTADSNIAYFKVRTFMNGDNYPGYEGIFHDIERRKLKTLILDLRGNLGGELIWAARIFSHLLDSPRYFCRLPEEIKQQKMLYGNERIRSWLIKLSKLDYQKVQPYTFTFKGKIYVLIDGGSFSASSILAANLKSLKNVTLVGEETGGSKNIITAGVNNTLTLPTTQLLLRYGNVPSFFGDLSSIDGRGVMPDVTITYQIEDHLAGKDLELDWVLEDIKRTAALNRL
- a CDS encoding TlpA family protein disulfide reductase, producing the protein MNVLQAQQTFKIRGNVNRISGSKTIQMGRLSAPIQEDGSFELAGEVTEPKLEALHLDSSSLSLLWLEPGDYLLSCREEKHQGHTSTQLKIVVKNGPADASVFGRFNETAGKNFLIDASIKGPEAQRKIAEAYADSLFKNYPNAKFLPAVVFSSRSFVGLDATKKYIALLSPELQKDRLIQNIQSDIKRAERLAIGATFDDFALKTTDGKDFKLSSLKGKKIIVLDFWAKWCAPCRAGHPKLVELYKKYADKGLEIVSVSLDNNTEDWLSAIKEDQIGSWINVSDLKAWQTEPVKNNYINYIPFSLMLDGDRKILGVYNFSKPTEKDILDNL
- a CDS encoding efflux RND transporter periplasmic adaptor subunit; translated protein: MKHYTYIGTLSVMMLMLSCSNSHDTATQQDEAVANESEVSLTPAQAKNIGLETGRSGFGKINQRLKFQGKIDVPPQNLVSVSIPLGGYVKSIRMLPGMPVRKGQIIAVMEDPQYISLQQDYLNTKNRLNYASKELARQRELNSSKANSDKTYQLAETEYNNLQVEQAAQIEKLKLINVSLPQLNARKISNTVNIYSPITGYVSKVSANTGKYVTPSDVILELVDPADIHLNLTVFERDLSKISRGQRVWAFTNARPEERFETKVILVGHTITEGGIAEIHCHFDRYDKRLLPGMYMNAELELENQKAQFVPEGAVVNFEGKDYVFIQTATRKFIMQEVKTGETSEGKTAVMTDLANKTLVTKGAYSLLMKLKNTGEEE